The sequence CTTCGTGATTCGACTGGAACGTCTCGATGGCGACGCCCAACTCGCCGGCCAGCGCCTGGAGTCGCCGGTTCACCTCGGCGAGCGTCACGGTGCCGTAGAGGTGCGGCTCCCGGCTGCCCAGCAGGTTGAGGTTGGGCCCGTGGATCACCAGCACCTTAACCATCGCCAAGCACCTCCTCCAGCAGGGGTGTCGGAACGTCGTCGCGCACCACCGTCCGGCCGATCTCGACCGGCAGCACGAACCGCAGGCGGCCGGCGCGCGCCTTCTTGTCGAGCGTCATTGCGGCGGCGACCGCCTCTGGCGCCGGCGGCCGCCGGAGCCGCAGCTCGGCGAGGCGCACCGGCAACCCGGCACCGCGGAGGAGCGCCGCCTGCCGGTGCAACAGCGCCGGCTCGCACAACCCGAGGCGCACGGCGATCCGCGCCTCGAGCGACATACCGACGGCGATCGCCTCGCCGTGCGTCAGCCCGCGGTATCCCGCGGCGGCTTCGACGCCGTGCCCGATCGTGTGCCCGTAGTTGAGCACGATCCGCCCGGCCTCCTCCCGCTCGTCCCCGGAGACCACGTCCGCCTTGTACGCGGCGCAGCGCCCCACCACGATCGCCAGCGCCTCGGGGTCGCGGCGGAGCACGGCGCCGAGCCGGTTCTCCAGGTACGCGAACAGGTCCGGCGCGCCGATCACGCCGGTCTTGATCACCTCGGCCAGGCCCGACCGCACCTCGCGCGCCGGCAGCGACCCGAGCAGGTCGATGTCCGCGACGACGAGCACCGGTTGGTGCACGGCGCCGATCAGGTTCTTGCCGCGGGGGTGGTTGACCGCCGTCTTCCCGCCGATCGCGGCGTCGACCTGCGCGAGCAGCGTGGTCGGCACGGCCGCCCACGCGATACCGCGCAGGAACGTCGCGGCCACGAACCCGCCGAGGTCACCCGCCACGCCGCCACCGAGCACGATCAGGGCGGAGCCGCGGTCGAGCCGCGCCTCCAGCAGCCGGTCATAGACGCGGTTCGCGGCGCGGAGGCTCTTGCTCGCCTCGGACGCCGGGACGGTGATCGTGACCGCCTCGTACCCGGCGTCGCGCAGCGACGCCGCGAGGCGGCCGCCGTACAGCGCCTCGAGCCGGGGGTGGGTCAGCACCGCGACGCGCCCGGCGACCCCGCAGTCACGCAAGTGGGCGCCGACGCCGCCGATTGCGCCCACGCCGATGCGCACGTCGTAGCCGCGCGACCCGGTCGCCACGCGCACCACGCGCTCGGGCACCGGCCCGGTGTTGCGCGGATCGGTCCCGCCGTTCCGCCCCTTCCACGTGGCCGCGAACGCCTCAACGCAGCGGGCGGCCTCCTCCGCGGAGACCGACGACGTGTCCAGGACCAGGTCGGCGTCGTGATACAGTGGGCTGCGCTCGGCGAGCAGGCGCCGGACACCCGCCTCGGGGTCCACCCCGAGCAGCGGCCGAT is a genomic window of bacterium containing:
- the aroB gene encoding 3-dehydroquinate synthase, whose protein sequence is MRHNVVLIGFMGTGKTLVGRALATRLGRPFVDTDALIEERAGRSIPRIFAEDGEATFRRIESEIVAAVGEREGTVIATGGGVVLNPANMAHLRRNGMIVALRAEPAAILARVGGGVDRPLLGVDPEAGVRRLLAERSPLYHDADLVLDTSSVSAEEAARCVEAFAATWKGRNGGTDPRNTGPVPERVVRVATGSRGYDVRIGVGAIGGVGAHLRDCGVAGRVAVLTHPRLEALYGGRLAASLRDAGYEAVTITVPASEASKSLRAANRVYDRLLEARLDRGSALIVLGGGVAGDLGGFVAATFLRGIAWAAVPTTLLAQVDAAIGGKTAVNHPRGKNLIGAVHQPVLVVADIDLLGSLPAREVRSGLAEVIKTGVIGAPDLFAYLENRLGAVLRRDPEALAIVVGRCAAYKADVVSGDEREEAGRIVLNYGHTIGHGVEAAAGYRGLTHGEAIAVGMSLEARIAVRLGLCEPALLHRQAALLRGAGLPVRLAELRLRRPPAPEAVAAAMTLDKKARAGRLRFVLPVEIGRTVVRDDVPTPLLEEVLGDG